A DNA window from Leptospira limi contains the following coding sequences:
- a CDS encoding SH3 domain-containing protein — MGTKKKIFVSLVFLILNFEIAADEVHKSEYFSYWSKELKKFNYSLPDELKDRFFISNFDNAEIKTERISIIINKVSFPNETINYGIFIRSNAISNLASNVYRAFYFQNEKLSLVTSTALYIDGLKRYDFGGIIVRVGLTYEYDDHGHLTISCLDKTTKKTFYEIVAKQYCDQSIELNDENSVVRVRSYQSNCNYGCLRYFPYLEPGDYFTVKNQVNLRKEPTSKSEVLKSLVKDTKIKIIEDTFKHEYFQGQDAANWVKVRIEDGGEGFIYGGFLRAPFEPDFVLIREKAAKWKKYTVKNKKGLKFQVFII, encoded by the coding sequence ATGGGCACTAAAAAAAAGATATTCGTTTCTCTTGTCTTTTTAATTCTGAATTTTGAGATCGCTGCAGATGAAGTTCATAAATCAGAATACTTTTCGTATTGGTCAAAGGAATTGAAAAAATTTAACTACAGTTTGCCAGATGAATTGAAAGATAGATTTTTTATTTCTAATTTTGATAATGCTGAAATAAAAACGGAAAGAATAAGTATCATTATAAACAAAGTTTCGTTCCCAAATGAGACAATTAACTATGGTATTTTTATTCGAAGTAATGCAATTTCCAATCTTGCATCTAATGTTTACCGAGCATTTTATTTCCAAAACGAAAAACTTTCTCTTGTGACATCGACAGCTTTGTATATTGATGGATTGAAGCGGTATGACTTTGGAGGCATAATAGTTCGAGTAGGGTTAACTTACGAGTACGACGATCATGGACATCTTACTATCAGTTGTTTGGATAAGACTACAAAAAAAACTTTTTACGAAATTGTTGCAAAACAATATTGTGACCAATCGATTGAACTCAATGATGAGAACTCAGTTGTCCGTGTCAGAAGTTATCAATCAAATTGTAATTACGGATGTTTAAGATATTTCCCGTACTTAGAACCGGGTGATTATTTTACTGTAAAGAATCAGGTTAATTTACGAAAGGAACCTACGTCAAAATCGGAAGTTTTGAAATCTTTAGTTAAGGATACAAAAATTAAAATAATAGAAGATACTTTTAAACATGAATATTTTCAAGGACAAGATGCTGCCAACTGGGTCAAAGTTCGTATTGAAGATGGCGGTGAGGGATTTATTTACGGAGGTTTCCTTCGAGCACCATTCGAGCCAGATTTTGTATTGATTCGTGAAAAAGCTGCCAAATGGAAAAAATATACGGTTAAAAATAAAAAAGGGCTTAAATTCCAAGTGTTCATTATCTAA